A stretch of Calditrichota bacterium DNA encodes these proteins:
- a CDS encoding glycoside hydrolase family 5 protein, with the protein MKYRNDKFWGMLLFFLLIFAEILHAGDKWQLWTDSTKLRGANIYQRRVYPELDGPTFLGVGKLGPPYTQEDFNRLAAMGANYVNVSHAGLFTENPPYVLDVDVQQNLDNILDMIYQADMFAVISFRTGPGRSEFTFFWGEDGDWFDASYYNDQVWKSQAAQDAWVQMWAYAAERYKNHPAVVGYDLMVEPNSNEVWFDLWNQDQFYQQYGGTLYDWNQLFPRITTGIRQVDTQTPILVGGMGYSAMDWLPYIVPSSDERTIYTVHQYDPFVYTHQEPPLNKTYPGFFDTDWDGTKENFN; encoded by the coding sequence ATGAAATATCGGAACGATAAATTTTGGGGAATGCTTCTTTTTTTTCTGTTAATTTTTGCTGAAATTTTGCACGCTGGCGATAAATGGCAGCTCTGGACGGACAGCACTAAACTTCGTGGCGCAAATATTTACCAACGTCGCGTCTATCCGGAGTTGGACGGCCCGACATTTTTGGGAGTCGGAAAATTGGGTCCGCCTTACACTCAGGAAGATTTTAATCGACTCGCTGCAATGGGGGCGAATTACGTGAACGTTTCCCATGCCGGACTTTTTACGGAAAACCCACCCTACGTGCTTGACGTCGACGTCCAGCAAAATTTGGACAATATTCTTGACATGATTTATCAGGCGGACATGTTCGCGGTGATTTCTTTTCGCACCGGGCCTGGCAGAAGCGAATTTACTTTTTTCTGGGGCGAAGATGGCGATTGGTTTGACGCCAGCTATTATAACGATCAGGTCTGGAAAAGTCAGGCAGCGCAGGATGCCTGGGTGCAAATGTGGGCTTACGCCGCCGAGCGTTACAAAAATCACCCGGCGGTTGTGGGCTACGATTTGATGGTGGAGCCAAATTCCAACGAAGTCTGGTTTGATTTGTGGAATCAGGATCAATTTTATCAACAGTACGGCGGCACGCTTTACGATTGGAATCAATTATTCCCGCGAATCACAACCGGAATCCGCCAGGTCGATACGCAAACGCCGATTCTTGTCGGCGGCATGGGCTACAGCGCTATGGACTGGCTGCCTTACATTGTTCCTTCTTCTGATGAACGAACGATTTACACGGTGCACCAATATGACCCATTTGTTTACACGCATCAGGAACCGCCACTCAATAAAACTTATCCCGGATTTTTTGACACGGACTGGGACGGCACAAAAGAAAATTTCAATCA
- a CDS encoding T9SS type A sorting domain-containing protein: MYKYFLVFIVLAGVSLSQAQAPQFSGPIFQGIVQFDEIDEASGIAASQLNSEILWTHNDSGDSARIFAMNIHGQHRGVVTLADAENRDWEDIAVGPGPAPGVSYIYVADIGDNYARYPTKYIYRFPEPKFPAGSGVHDTTITNFARIAFQLQDGARDTETLLSDPFSGDLYIVSKRETNVRVYRLPFPQDTTNMMVAHYVATLPITYLVGGDISHSGEEILLKTYTNVFFWQRDKNKPLWESLAAAPDTLPYTPEPQGEAICWAKNDSGYFTVSEEMANIPANLFFYQRLHASGMKIHSHEQIDFFLGQNYPNPFNQRTKIPFSLQVPARAKLQILNLPGQCIATLIDENLAAGTHLATWTGKNFFNATVSSGCYVYRLSVNHKKSQTGKLLFLK; the protein is encoded by the coding sequence ATGTACAAATATTTTCTGGTTTTCATTGTCCTTGCCGGAGTTTCTCTTTCCCAGGCGCAGGCGCCACAATTTTCAGGACCAATTTTTCAGGGCATTGTTCAATTTGATGAGATTGACGAAGCCTCGGGCATTGCCGCCAGCCAACTCAACTCAGAAATTCTCTGGACGCACAACGACTCCGGCGACTCGGCGCGGATTTTTGCCATGAATATCCACGGACAGCATCGCGGCGTAGTGACTCTCGCCGACGCAGAAAATCGCGACTGGGAAGATATCGCCGTGGGGCCCGGACCTGCCCCGGGAGTTTCGTACATTTACGTTGCCGACATCGGGGACAATTACGCACGCTATCCCACCAAATACATTTACCGATTTCCGGAACCGAAATTTCCAGCGGGAAGCGGAGTGCACGACACGACAATTACTAATTTCGCCCGCATCGCATTTCAGCTTCAGGACGGCGCACGCGATACGGAAACGCTTTTGTCCGATCCGTTCAGCGGCGATTTGTACATCGTTTCCAAACGAGAGACAAATGTCCGCGTTTATCGGCTCCCATTTCCGCAAGATACAACAAACATGATGGTGGCGCATTACGTGGCGACTCTGCCCATAACTTACCTCGTCGGCGGCGATATTTCGCACAGCGGCGAGGAAATTTTGCTCAAGACCTACACCAACGTTTTTTTCTGGCAGCGCGACAAAAATAAGCCGTTGTGGGAAAGTCTTGCTGCAGCGCCGGATACGCTGCCTTACACTCCGGAACCACAAGGCGAGGCGATTTGTTGGGCGAAAAATGATTCCGGCTATTTCACCGTCAGCGAAGAAATGGCAAATATTCCGGCGAATCTTTTTTTCTACCAGCGGCTGCACGCGTCGGGCATGAAAATTCACTCCCATGAACAGATCGATTTTTTTCTCGGGCAAAATTATCCCAATCCGTTCAATCAGCGAACGAAAATTCCCTTTTCCCTGCAAGTTCCGGCACGGGCAAAATTGCAAATTCTCAATCTGCCCGGTCAGTGCATCGCCACGCTCATCGACGAAAATCTCGCTGCCGGCACTCATCTTGCAACATGGACTGGTAAAAATTTTTTCAACGCCACTGTCAGCAGCGGCTGCTACGTTTATCGATTATCTGTAAATCATAAAAAATCTCAAACCGGGAAATTACTTTTTTTGAAATGA
- a CDS encoding DUF2279 domain-containing protein translates to MMKLSFLFSLKNILRIFLISAAIFLLAAKSGFCQFYSFAPEMLKKSATDSDNFFQNSQHSENFSAKKIHYKRLALASAGLLALNIAAYQPFKETWWNEERTHFHLYRGWRRTVGCWDFGWNDSYYGHMDKLGHYYSGKIMSEQIANLSNWIGFSRDKSQWIGPVMSSLLMLEIEIYDGFFKEWGFSLADFTANELGAFAPLVGKKFPFWRRFSLKFSYHPSRQPQNEPTFIKDYAGMTYWLSCDVREFLPKNLKNHYPQWLNFALGYGVSKQAHGDVEIYLAPDINWEKVYRGSSESLKFFLHALNYLHFPNFALKITPQVKFYYIYF, encoded by the coding sequence ATGATGAAACTCTCTTTTCTTTTTTCTCTGAAAAATATTCTTCGCATCTTTCTCATCAGCGCGGCGATTTTTCTTCTGGCAGCGAAAAGCGGATTTTGCCAGTTTTATTCTTTTGCCCCGGAAATGTTGAAAAAATCGGCAACCGATTCCGATAATTTTTTTCAAAATTCCCAACATTCGGAAAATTTTTCCGCGAAGAAAATTCACTACAAACGGCTTGCACTTGCCAGCGCGGGACTGTTGGCGCTGAACATTGCCGCCTATCAACCGTTCAAAGAAACCTGGTGGAATGAAGAGCGCACGCATTTTCACCTCTACCGCGGCTGGCGGCGCACAGTCGGCTGCTGGGATTTTGGCTGGAACGACTCCTACTACGGACACATGGACAAATTGGGGCATTACTATTCCGGCAAAATCATGTCCGAGCAAATCGCTAATTTGAGCAACTGGATCGGATTTTCACGCGACAAATCCCAATGGATAGGCCCTGTCATGAGTTCCCTGTTGATGCTGGAAATCGAAATTTACGACGGTTTTTTCAAAGAATGGGGTTTCAGTCTGGCAGATTTCACCGCCAATGAATTGGGCGCCTTTGCTCCGCTTGTGGGTAAAAAGTTTCCTTTTTGGCGACGATTTTCTCTGAAATTCAGTTACCATCCGTCGCGGCAGCCGCAAAATGAACCCACTTTCATTAAAGACTACGCCGGCATGACTTACTGGCTCTCTTGCGATGTGAGAGAATTTTTGCCAAAAAATTTGAAGAATCATTACCCGCAGTGGCTCAATTTCGCACTGGGCTACGGCGTGTCGAAGCAGGCGCACGGTGATGTGGAAATTTATCTCGCTCCGGATATCAACTGGGAAAAAGTTTACCGCGGCTCATCTGAATCGCTGAAATTTTTTCTTCACGCGCTCAACTATTTACATTTTCCCAACTTCGCGCTCAAAATCACGCCGCAGGTGAAATTTTATTACATTTATTTTTAA
- a CDS encoding DEAD/DEAH box helicase family protein yields the protein MKPANKYLSPEVISLMRDEIAHAEGNEVFFVGQIDENKIVTSIQVAARGNEFSVLHIQEMSERSDVIIHNHPSGNLSPSPNDMAIANELSQDGIASYIVDNELSKVYAIVEPIPKEKELPLNIQKIVSFLEPKGPVSQRMPQYEYRPQQLEMVRAVCQAFNGKKIGVIEAGTGVGKSMAYLIPAIFWTHNNKQRCVVSTRTINLQEQLIHKDIPFLKKALGLKFDAVLVKGRGNYICLRKMAALKKDQEFLVEDELQAETNTLLEWAEKTADGSKSDLNFIPKNEIWELLAAESDNCLRAQCPHFQQCFVMKARRRANKADILVANHHLLFSDLALRAIGVENSVLPKYHHVVFDEAHNIEDIATDYFGAQVTRYGLTRIIYRLFNPKSKKSKGYLPMLVGKIKEISFNRADSSIDDILRKILEQVYPLNDTVLTQITQFMDDLAQFVLEKDSSSWNENKIRLTNAIRADIVWQQRILPQVESFFSLLKRLSSLLEATIRDMQDLDFGLPQELISLLQDIGAQKRRLTNALQAMVQIIVENDDEHVRWIEVVKSKRGRHIVRLHISPLDISEHMEALVFDHFKTVIMTSATLAISHKSGNDFAFFYQQVGLNRITNKRIIQRKIPAPFDYQQQAVTAIPVDLPMPNDKNFGDAIADFILQAIKISQGRAFILFTSYSLLNRVYSDLSNLLELSGITVYKQGQLARSLLLGKFKRDKSSVLFATDSFWQGVDVEGEALENVIITKLPFKVPSEPYVEARVEYIERHGGNAFMDYSLPHAVLKLKQGFGRLIRKKTDIGSVFILDKRIVEKFYGKVFLNSLPQSRMISGSSESVLEQVAKFFQNARKRHS from the coding sequence ATGAAACCTGCTAATAAATATTTGTCCCCGGAAGTCATTTCCCTGATGCGCGACGAAATCGCTCACGCAGAAGGAAACGAAGTATTTTTTGTGGGACAAATCGATGAAAACAAAATCGTGACATCGATTCAGGTCGCGGCCCGGGGAAATGAATTTTCCGTGCTTCACATTCAGGAAATGTCCGAGCGGTCGGACGTGATTATTCACAATCACCCTTCGGGAAATCTCTCGCCTTCGCCCAACGACATGGCTATCGCAAATGAACTCTCGCAGGACGGCATCGCCAGTTACATCGTCGACAACGAACTGAGCAAAGTGTACGCCATCGTCGAGCCGATCCCCAAAGAAAAGGAGCTTCCACTCAACATTCAAAAAATCGTCAGTTTTCTCGAGCCGAAAGGACCGGTTTCGCAGAGAATGCCACAATACGAATATCGCCCTCAGCAATTGGAAATGGTCCGCGCCGTGTGTCAGGCGTTCAACGGGAAAAAAATTGGCGTCATCGAAGCCGGAACCGGCGTGGGCAAATCCATGGCCTACCTTATTCCGGCGATTTTCTGGACGCACAACAACAAACAGCGCTGCGTCGTCTCCACGCGCACGATCAATTTGCAGGAACAACTCATCCACAAAGACATTCCTTTTCTCAAAAAGGCTCTCGGGTTAAAATTTGACGCCGTGCTGGTCAAAGGACGCGGAAATTACATTTGCCTGCGAAAAATGGCAGCTTTGAAAAAAGATCAGGAATTTCTCGTGGAAGATGAGTTGCAAGCCGAAACAAATACGTTGCTCGAATGGGCGGAAAAAACCGCCGACGGCAGCAAATCCGATCTCAATTTTATCCCCAAAAATGAAATCTGGGAGTTGTTGGCGGCGGAAAGCGACAATTGTCTGCGCGCCCAGTGTCCTCATTTTCAACAATGTTTTGTAATGAAAGCCAGACGCCGCGCTAACAAAGCAGACATTCTCGTCGCCAATCATCATTTGCTCTTTTCGGATTTGGCATTGCGCGCCATAGGCGTGGAAAATTCAGTTCTGCCGAAATACCATCACGTGGTTTTCGATGAGGCGCACAATATCGAAGATATCGCCACTGACTATTTCGGCGCCCAGGTCACGCGTTACGGATTGACGCGAATCATCTACCGCCTGTTTAATCCCAAAAGCAAAAAATCAAAAGGCTATCTGCCCATGTTAGTCGGTAAGATAAAAGAAATTTCTTTTAACCGCGCTGATTCGTCCATCGACGATATCCTCAGAAAAATTTTGGAGCAAGTCTATCCGCTCAACGACACGGTACTGACGCAGATAACTCAATTCATGGACGATCTGGCGCAATTCGTGTTGGAAAAAGATTCCTCATCGTGGAACGAAAACAAAATCCGCCTGACTAACGCTATTCGCGCCGACATCGTCTGGCAGCAACGCATCTTGCCGCAAGTGGAGTCTTTTTTTTCTCTTTTGAAAAGACTGAGCAGCTTGCTGGAAGCGACGATCAGAGACATGCAGGATTTGGATTTCGGACTTCCGCAGGAACTCATTTCCCTGCTGCAAGACATCGGCGCGCAAAAACGTCGGCTGACAAATGCGCTGCAGGCAATGGTACAAATCATCGTTGAAAACGATGACGAGCATGTACGCTGGATTGAAGTTGTTAAAAGCAAACGGGGACGCCACATCGTTCGCCTGCACATTTCGCCGTTGGATATTTCCGAGCACATGGAAGCGCTCGTCTTCGATCATTTCAAAACAGTAATTATGACCTCGGCAACATTGGCAATTTCGCACAAAAGCGGAAATGATTTTGCATTTTTTTATCAACAAGTCGGGCTAAATCGAATTACAAACAAACGAATTATTCAGAGAAAAATCCCGGCGCCGTTCGATTACCAGCAACAAGCAGTTACCGCCATCCCCGTGGATTTGCCGATGCCCAATGACAAAAATTTCGGCGACGCCATCGCGGATTTTATTTTGCAGGCGATCAAAATTTCCCAAGGACGCGCGTTCATTCTGTTCACTTCGTACAGTTTGCTCAACCGCGTTTACAGCGATTTAAGCAATTTATTGGAATTGTCAGGAATTACAGTTTACAAACAAGGCCAATTGGCGCGGAGCTTGCTGCTGGGCAAATTCAAACGCGACAAATCTTCCGTGCTTTTTGCCACCGATAGTTTCTGGCAAGGCGTGGATGTGGAAGGCGAGGCGCTGGAAAATGTCATTATCACCAAACTGCCGTTCAAAGTTCCCTCCGAACCTTACGTCGAAGCGCGCGTCGAATATATCGAGCGCCACGGGGGAAATGCTTTTATGGACTATTCTCTTCCCCACGCCGTGTTAAAATTAAAACAGGGTTTTGGCAGACTCATCAGAAAAAAAACGGACATCGGATCGGTCTTCATTCTCGACAAACGCATTGTAGAAAAATTTTACGGCAAAGTTTTTTTGAATTCACTCCCCCAATCCCGCATGATTAGCGGCTCATCGGAAAGCGTTTTAGAACAAGTGGCTAAATTTTTCCAAAACGCCAGAAAACGTCACTCTTAA
- a CDS encoding P-loop NTPase yields the protein MNGNVMVRVNERQYGPISATELRTMVRKGKFTLNDYVWNDERDDWVIAEKIDSVRKLFQTDHLANTDRKVIAIASGKGGVGKTVISASIGVGLAAMGKEVVLVDADFGGANLHTCMGILEPKYTFLDYYTMNRETLEDIVLDSPIDNLKLISGACGTLGMANPKYSQKQRLIGELKNLPADYVIMDLAAGSSFHVIDFFLSVDESIVVTTPEPMAIQESFDFIKLCLLRKLQQTFKDDPQALQILDIEGDGNLIYFNQPLEEIVQKVKNSHPDIAKKVEKALSEFRPRLILNMVMEPDEIREGMSLKTAAFELLSLDLDYMGYVDYDDSMRQSAKSLRPFILNNPNSPAARSIAKIITLKLFNQKHLSAMMKKWQLRRKVYSQAQQYPTFEEKETDIICSVKCFYWDECEFQNGGMPCRVRNLQPTMKF from the coding sequence ATGAACGGCAACGTGATGGTGCGTGTCAATGAGAGACAATATGGTCCGATTTCCGCGACCGAACTGCGTACCATGGTAAGAAAAGGTAAATTTACGTTAAACGATTATGTGTGGAACGATGAGCGAGATGATTGGGTAATAGCGGAAAAAATCGATTCTGTGCGCAAACTTTTTCAGACCGATCATTTAGCAAACACAGATCGCAAAGTAATCGCCATTGCCAGCGGAAAAGGCGGCGTGGGCAAAACTGTCATCAGCGCTTCCATTGGCGTTGGATTGGCAGCAATGGGAAAAGAAGTAGTCCTGGTTGACGCTGATTTCGGCGGCGCTAATCTGCATACCTGTATGGGAATTTTAGAGCCCAAATACACTTTTTTGGACTACTACACCATGAATCGCGAAACGCTGGAAGATATCGTTCTGGACTCTCCGATAGACAACTTGAAACTCATCAGCGGCGCGTGTGGCACTCTTGGGATGGCAAATCCGAAATACTCGCAGAAACAGCGTCTCATCGGAGAGTTGAAAAATCTGCCTGCCGATTACGTCATCATGGATTTAGCCGCCGGATCTTCATTCCATGTCATCGATTTTTTCCTCTCCGTGGACGAAAGCATCGTCGTGACGACGCCGGAACCCATGGCGATTCAGGAATCTTTTGATTTTATCAAATTGTGTCTGCTGCGCAAATTACAACAAACATTCAAAGACGACCCTCAGGCGTTGCAAATACTCGACATTGAAGGCGATGGGAATCTCATCTATTTCAATCAACCATTGGAAGAGATAGTGCAAAAAGTTAAAAACTCCCATCCGGATATAGCAAAAAAAGTGGAAAAAGCGCTTTCAGAATTTCGCCCGCGGCTGATTTTGAACATGGTGATGGAGCCGGACGAAATTCGCGAAGGCATGTCCCTGAAAACAGCGGCCTTTGAACTGCTGTCGTTGGATCTGGATTACATGGGTTACGTTGACTACGACGACAGCATGAGGCAGTCGGCAAAATCGCTGCGACCTTTTATTTTAAACAATCCCAATTCGCCTGCTGCCCGCAGCATTGCGAAAATTATTACGCTCAAATTGTTCAATCAGAAACATCTGAGCGCAATGATGAAAAAATGGCAGTTGCGACGAAAAGTCTATTCCCAGGCGCAGCAATATCCGACATTTGAAGAAAAAGAAACCGACATCATTTGTTCAGTGAAGTGCTTTTACTGGGACGAATGCGAATTTCAAAACGGCGGTATGCCCTGTCGCGTGCGCAACCTGCAGCCGACGATGAAATTTTAG
- a CDS encoding amidohydrolase, translating into MNRDKLFEKINKNKSELIQLRRKFHQIPELGFSEKKTSAAIAAYLKELGISPQTGVGKTGVVGLLPGANPGATILYRADMDGLPIEEKNQVPYHSRHAGMMHACGHDGHIAMALLAAKILSEMKEQFSGTIKFVFQPAEETVDGAKQMIAAGVLENPAPEVAIGMHVWNRLPVGTVVAQSGPLMAASNRLDVKISGKLSHGAMPESGADSIVAASHFIQQIQTIVSRRLDPREKAVVSIGQIHGGQARNTIGGVVELAGTIRTFSQEIAGLIQTEILKIISGIERSFDVKIEISNVETSPAVVNDPRVTELVRRSAANVVGKENLVDYEPQMGSEDVSEFLNRVPGCFFFVGSQNDETGKIAPHHNPYFDIDEESLAIGVKIVVDFILSYLQKKQTP; encoded by the coding sequence ATGAATCGCGATAAATTATTTGAGAAAATTAACAAAAACAAATCGGAGCTCATTCAGTTGCGGCGCAAATTTCATCAGATTCCTGAATTGGGTTTCTCGGAAAAAAAGACTTCCGCGGCAATCGCGGCGTATTTGAAGGAGTTAGGGATTTCACCGCAGACAGGCGTTGGCAAAACAGGCGTTGTCGGGCTATTGCCCGGCGCAAATCCGGGTGCGACTATTCTTTACCGCGCCGACATGGACGGTCTCCCGATTGAAGAGAAAAATCAAGTTCCCTATCACTCGCGACATGCGGGAATGATGCACGCCTGCGGTCATGACGGCCACATTGCGATGGCGCTTCTTGCCGCAAAAATTTTATCGGAAATGAAAGAGCAATTTTCCGGAACGATAAAATTTGTGTTTCAACCGGCGGAGGAGACCGTTGACGGCGCAAAGCAGATGATAGCCGCCGGCGTTTTGGAAAATCCGGCGCCGGAAGTCGCTATCGGCATGCACGTGTGGAACAGACTGCCGGTCGGAACAGTTGTCGCGCAGTCGGGTCCGCTCATGGCTGCCTCCAATCGATTGGACGTGAAAATTTCCGGCAAATTGTCACACGGCGCCATGCCTGAAAGCGGAGCGGATTCCATTGTGGCGGCCAGTCATTTTATTCAGCAAATTCAAACGATCGTCAGCCGCCGGCTCGATCCCAGGGAAAAGGCCGTAGTGAGCATCGGACAAATTCACGGCGGTCAGGCGCGAAATACCATCGGCGGAGTCGTGGAACTCGCGGGCACAATTCGAACTTTTTCACAGGAGATCGCCGGGCTTATTCAAACGGAAATTTTGAAAATAATCAGCGGAATCGAGCGCAGCTTTGATGTGAAAATTGAAATTTCCAACGTGGAAACATCGCCGGCAGTGGTCAATGACCCGCGCGTCACGGAGCTTGTGAGACGCTCGGCGGCAAATGTTGTCGGAAAAGAAAATCTTGTGGATTACGAACCCCAGATGGGTAGCGAAGATGTGTCTGAATTTCTCAATCGCGTACCAGGCTGTTTTTTCTTTGTTGGCAGCCAAAATGATGAAACAGGGAAAATTGCGCCTCATCATAATCCATATTTTGACATTGACGAAGAGAGTCTGGCAATTGGCGTGAAGATTGTGGTGGATTTCATTTTATCATATTTACAAAAAAAGCAAACTCCCTGA
- a CDS encoding glycerate kinase yields the protein MSMIDKLKKLRKDAMDIFLESLKAVDPIAAVKRYLRVENSTLVAGDYFFDLKNFDKIYLIGFGKAASSMARGVEETLGARLEKGIVNVKYGGLDQLSPKIEIQQAAHPVPDENGVRGAEKITKLASSLGEKDLLICVISGGGSALLPAPPEGITLAEKQQTTKALLDCGADIAEINAIRKHISVVKGGQLARLTYPATLVSLILSDVIGDPLDGIASGPTAADESTFSDCLAIMQKYDLFGKIPQSIEARLRQGADGQIPETPKNGDPIFAKTRNIIIGNNWQAVSAANEKAKQLGYNSLILSTFIEGETKDVARVHAAIAKEIHKTGNPLPRPACIISGGETTVTIRGKGKGGRNQEFALAAAMDIAGLSDTVMFSAGTDGTDGPTDAAGAIVDSRTIEFAKRNGLNPSSFLQANDSYHFFEKLGDLIFTGPTNTNVMDLRLVLVG from the coding sequence ATGTCTATGATTGATAAATTAAAAAAATTACGCAAAGATGCAATGGATATTTTTCTTGAGTCGCTCAAAGCGGTCGATCCTATCGCTGCCGTCAAACGATATTTGCGAGTGGAAAATTCAACGCTTGTTGCCGGCGATTACTTTTTTGATTTGAAAAACTTTGACAAAATTTATCTCATCGGTTTCGGAAAAGCGGCATCCTCAATGGCGCGCGGCGTGGAAGAAACTCTCGGCGCCAGGCTCGAAAAAGGGATCGTCAATGTAAAATACGGAGGACTCGATCAATTAAGCCCAAAAATCGAGATACAGCAAGCGGCTCATCCGGTCCCGGACGAGAACGGCGTCAGAGGCGCTGAGAAAATCACAAAATTAGCGAGCTCGCTGGGAGAGAAAGACCTCCTTATTTGCGTCATTTCCGGCGGCGGATCAGCGCTGCTGCCGGCGCCACCAGAGGGAATTACTCTTGCAGAAAAGCAGCAGACAACAAAAGCGTTGTTGGACTGCGGCGCAGATATTGCGGAAATTAACGCCATTCGCAAACACATTTCCGTTGTCAAGGGCGGTCAACTGGCGCGGCTGACTTACCCGGCGACGCTGGTCTCGCTCATTTTATCTGACGTCATCGGCGATCCGCTGGACGGCATCGCTTCGGGGCCCACGGCGGCGGACGAGTCCACTTTTTCCGATTGCCTGGCTATCATGCAGAAATATGATTTATTTGGAAAAATACCGCAGTCAATCGAGGCGCGCCTCCGGCAGGGCGCTGACGGACAAATTCCCGAGACCCCCAAGAATGGAGATCCGATATTCGCCAAAACGCGCAACATCATTATTGGCAATAACTGGCAGGCGGTTTCCGCAGCCAATGAAAAAGCCAAACAATTAGGTTACAATTCGCTTATTTTATCCACTTTTATTGAAGGGGAGACAAAAGATGTGGCGCGCGTCCACGCCGCAATCGCTAAAGAAATTCATAAAACCGGCAATCCGCTACCGCGACCGGCATGCATTATCTCTGGCGGCGAAACGACAGTCACTATTCGAGGCAAGGGAAAAGGTGGCAGAAATCAGGAATTTGCACTTGCCGCAGCGATGGACATCGCCGGTCTCTCTGATACTGTCATGTTCAGCGCCGGCACTGACGGTACAGACGGTCCCACAGATGCCGCTGGCGCCATTGTGGACAGCCGAACTATTGAATTCGCCAAGCGCAACGGCTTGAACCCGTCGTCTTTTTTGCAAGCTAATGACTCGTACCATTTCTTCGAGAAGTTAGGCGATTTGATTTTCACAGGACCTACGAATACCAACGTCATGGATTTGCGGCTTGTCCTTGTCGGATGA